A region of Fibrobacter succinogenes subsp. succinogenes S85 DNA encodes the following proteins:
- a CDS encoding substrate-binding domain-containing protein translates to MKKLALTACVISLAVMGITAACNGENEKNVEVATTKQPEISVIAREAGSGTRDAFTELVGTLIKQDGKKKDNTAKDAITIDGTQGVMSAVAGNEYAIGYISLGSMNGSVKALSIDGFAPTKENIKSAKYPIARPFNIATKGKMNDAVKDFVNFILSADGQAVIEGNGYIRVSDGKKFQAQKLKGKIVIAGSSSVSPVMEKLKEAYTALNPEMEIEIQTNDSSSGMLAAKEGTCDIGMASRNLKPNELEVLTSQTIAQDGIAVIVNKQNQVSNIALSRLRDVYTGLIRKWKDVK, encoded by the coding sequence ATGAAAAAACTGGCTTTAACCGCTTGTGTAATTAGTTTAGCTGTAATGGGTATTACGGCAGCCTGCAACGGAGAAAACGAAAAGAACGTCGAAGTCGCCACCACCAAGCAGCCTGAAATTTCCGTCATCGCCCGAGAAGCTGGTTCCGGCACTCGGGACGCCTTTACCGAACTGGTGGGAACCCTTATCAAGCAAGATGGAAAGAAAAAGGACAATACTGCCAAGGACGCGATTACCATCGACGGCACTCAGGGCGTCATGAGTGCCGTAGCCGGTAACGAATACGCCATCGGCTATATTTCCCTTGGCTCCATGAACGGTTCCGTGAAGGCCCTGAGCATTGACGGTTTCGCTCCCACCAAAGAAAACATTAAGTCCGCCAAGTACCCCATCGCCCGCCCCTTCAATATTGCCACCAAGGGCAAGATGAACGACGCCGTAAAGGACTTCGTGAACTTTATCCTTAGCGCCGACGGCCAAGCCGTTATCGAAGGAAACGGCTACATCAGAGTTTCCGATGGTAAAAAATTCCAAGCCCAAAAGCTGAAGGGCAAAATTGTCATCGCAGGTTCTTCCAGTGTGTCACCGGTCATGGAAAAACTCAAAGAAGCCTACACTGCCCTAAACCCGGAAATGGAAATCGAAATTCAGACCAACGATTCTTCTTCGGGAATGCTAGCCGCCAAGGAAGGCACCTGCGATATTGGCATGGCCAGCCGCAACCTGAAACCCAACGAACTGGAAGTCTTAACTTCCCAGACCATCGCCCAAGACGGTATTGCCGTGATTGTCAACAAGCAGAACCAAGTTTCCAATATTGCCCTGTCCAGGTTGCGGGATGTGTATACCGGACTTATCCGTAAGTGGAAAGACGTGAAGTAA
- the pstC gene encoding phosphate ABC transporter permease subunit PstC, translating to MKFKLSSPFKERAASTIFLVSALASILFVALICAFLFANGVPAILKIGFTDFLFGTEWAPTDEPAIYGIFPMILGSLYVTLGALAIGVSVGLLSAIFLARFCSERLHRVLKPAVELLAGIPSVIYGFFGLVIIVPFVRQHLGGSGFSIFTASILLGIMILPTVISVSEAALRAVPNSYYEGSLALGATHERSVFFTVLPAATSGIVAGIILGFGRAIGETMAVILVAGNQVRMPDGIFEGVRTLTANIVLEMGYATDLHREALIATGVVLFSFILTINLLFSILKKRVVK from the coding sequence ATGAAATTCAAACTATCCAGTCCATTCAAGGAACGGGCCGCGTCCACCATCTTCCTGGTCTCTGCGCTAGCAAGCATCCTGTTTGTGGCCCTGATCTGCGCGTTCCTTTTTGCAAACGGTGTCCCCGCCATTCTAAAGATAGGCTTTACGGACTTTTTGTTCGGAACGGAATGGGCCCCCACGGACGAGCCTGCGATCTACGGGATTTTTCCCATGATTCTCGGCAGCCTCTACGTGACACTGGGGGCCCTAGCCATCGGTGTCTCGGTGGGGCTCCTGTCGGCCATATTCCTGGCTCGGTTCTGCTCCGAAAGGCTCCACAGGGTGTTGAAACCCGCCGTGGAACTCCTGGCCGGCATTCCCTCGGTGATCTACGGCTTCTTTGGCTTGGTGATCATCGTCCCCTTTGTGCGGCAGCACCTTGGCGGGAGCGGTTTCAGCATCTTTACGGCGTCGATTCTGCTGGGAATCATGATTTTGCCTACCGTCATTTCCGTTTCCGAAGCCGCCCTGCGGGCGGTCCCCAACAGCTACTACGAAGGTTCCCTGGCTCTCGGGGCCACCCACGAAAGGAGTGTATTCTTCACGGTTCTTCCGGCGGCCACTTCGGGAATCGTGGCGGGTATCATCTTGGGTTTTGGCCGGGCTATTGGCGAAACCATGGCAGTGATTCTTGTGGCTGGAAACCAGGTCCGAATGCCCGACGGTATTTTCGAGGGAGTCAGGACCTTGACCGCCAACATTGTGTTGGAAATGGGCTATGCCACGGACCTGCACCGCGAAGCCCTCATTGCCACCGGTGTGGTGCTATTCTCCTTTATCCTTACTATCAACCTGCTGTTTTCCATTCTCAAGAAGAGGGTTGTCAAATGA
- the pstA gene encoding phosphate ABC transporter permease PstA, producing MIGYYKHAPFSLFLRILVSLAIAITVCTLGFLILYILVKGIPFLKPSLFSLTYTSENVSFLPSILNTVIIVFGSLLVAGPLGICAAIYTVEYARRGNKIVGLVRITTETLSGIPSIIYGLFGMLFFVTFLHLGYSLVSGILTISIMILPLVMRTTEEALRSVPDSYREGSYGLGAGKLRTVLSVILPSAVPGILAGVILAVGRVVGETAALVYTAGTVADFPKGIFSSGRTLSVHMYELSREGFHTGEAYATSVILILVILLINWISNKFAKKIGKT from the coding sequence ATGATCGGATACTATAAGCATGCGCCCTTTTCGCTGTTTCTGAGAATCCTCGTGTCCTTGGCCATCGCCATTACGGTATGCACCCTGGGGTTCCTGATCCTCTATATATTGGTGAAGGGTATCCCATTCCTGAAACCCTCCCTGTTTTCTCTCACTTACACCTCGGAGAATGTCTCTTTCCTGCCCTCCATCCTGAATACGGTTATCATCGTGTTTGGTTCTCTCCTGGTGGCAGGCCCTTTAGGAATCTGTGCTGCCATCTATACGGTGGAATACGCCCGCCGCGGAAACAAGATCGTGGGACTGGTGCGGATCACTACCGAAACCCTTTCCGGAATTCCCTCCATTATCTACGGTCTTTTCGGAATGCTGTTCTTCGTGACCTTCCTGCACCTGGGATATTCCCTGGTTTCCGGTATCTTGACCATTTCCATCATGATTTTGCCCCTGGTCATGCGCACCACTGAAGAGGCCCTGCGTTCTGTTCCAGATAGTTATCGCGAAGGTTCCTACGGCCTCGGGGCAGGTAAGCTCCGTACGGTTTTGTCGGTAATATTACCGTCAGCCGTTCCGGGAATCCTTGCAGGTGTAATCCTAGCGGTGGGCCGTGTGGTGGGAGAGACTGCCGCCCTTGTCTATACGGCAGGTACGGTGGCGGATTTTCCCAAGGGAATATTCTCTTCGGGCAGGACTCTGTCTGTTCACATGTACGAACTTTCTCGAGAAGGTTTCCATACCGGCGAGGCCTACGCCACTTCGGTTATCCTCATTCTGGTAATCCTTCTTATCAACTGGATTTCTAACAAATTTGCAAAGAAAATCGGAAAAACCTAA
- a CDS encoding aldo/keto reductase, whose amino-acid sequence MRWFSFLFVFLFMACSSDAASQAMPKVSNKGDSIVQNSKGAAPTVKLNSGFDMPVLGLGTWTLRGKVAEDAVYVAIKNGYRLIDTAKYYDNEEAVGRGIRRAIDDGLVKREDLFVTSKLVPWSSSLDEDIDDSLEKLGLEYIDLMLLHQHGRDAEDKAVYKAMERAVKAKKIRSIGISNYYTEKTAKRFFADFEIKPAVVQNENHVFYQNTEFKEYAKRYGAVVESYYPLGGRGHTEDVLGNKVVTKIAKAHGKSAAQVVLRWHVQSGYIAIPGSKNPDHIAENISIFDFELTDDEMKQIAALDTGHRYENW is encoded by the coding sequence ATGAGGTGGTTCAGTTTCTTGTTCGTTTTCCTGTTCATGGCGTGTTCGAGCGATGCTGCGTCGCAGGCTATGCCGAAAGTTTCGAACAAAGGAGATTCGATCGTGCAGAATAGCAAAGGGGCGGCCCCAACGGTCAAGTTGAATTCGGGTTTCGATATGCCGGTTCTCGGGCTTGGCACTTGGACTTTGCGCGGCAAGGTGGCTGAAGACGCGGTCTATGTCGCCATCAAGAACGGGTATCGACTGATTGATACAGCAAAATATTACGACAACGAAGAAGCCGTGGGTAGGGGTATTCGTCGGGCGATTGACGATGGGCTTGTGAAGCGCGAAGATTTGTTCGTGACATCGAAATTGGTGCCGTGGAGCAGTTCCCTGGACGAAGACATCGACGACTCGCTCGAAAAGCTGGGGCTCGAATATATTGATTTGATGCTGTTGCACCAGCACGGGCGCGACGCCGAAGACAAGGCGGTTTACAAGGCTATGGAACGTGCTGTGAAGGCGAAGAAGATCCGTTCCATCGGTATTTCGAATTACTACACCGAAAAGACGGCGAAGCGCTTTTTTGCCGATTTCGAAATCAAGCCTGCCGTGGTGCAAAACGAGAACCATGTGTTTTACCAGAACACGGAATTCAAGGAATACGCAAAACGATACGGCGCTGTGGTGGAATCTTATTACCCGCTGGGCGGGCGCGGCCACACCGAAGACGTCTTGGGGAACAAGGTTGTCACAAAGATAGCGAAGGCTCACGGGAAATCGGCTGCACAGGTGGTGTTGCGCTGGCATGTGCAATCGGGCTACATTGCCATTCCGGGCTCCAAGAACCCTGACCACATCGCAGAAAACATATCGATTTTCGATTTCGAGTTGACAGACGACGAAATGAAGCAAATCGCCGCCCTTGATACGGGACACCGCTACGAAAACTGGTGA
- a CDS encoding flavodoxin encodes MAAEKKILVAYYSRADENYEVGTITKGNTEIIAEMIAKKTGGTLLHVEPAKEYPKKYDDCINVAKKELAQDARPAIKPVNVNPEEFDEIYVGYPVWWGEMPMPMFTFFEKYNLKGKTIHPFVTHEGSGLSGVQRLKKVTGANVTPGLAIYGHVAQNERDKAQKEVDKWVK; translated from the coding sequence ATGGCAGCAGAAAAGAAAATCCTCGTCGCATACTATTCCCGTGCCGATGAAAATTATGAAGTCGGAACAATCACCAAGGGCAATACCGAAATCATTGCCGAGATGATTGCGAAAAAGACGGGCGGCACGCTCTTGCATGTGGAACCCGCGAAGGAATACCCCAAGAAATACGACGACTGCATCAACGTGGCCAAGAAGGAACTTGCGCAGGACGCGCGCCCGGCCATCAAGCCGGTGAACGTGAACCCCGAAGAATTCGACGAGATTTACGTCGGTTACCCGGTGTGGTGGGGCGAAATGCCCATGCCCATGTTCACCTTCTTCGAGAAGTATAATTTGAAGGGCAAAACGATTCACCCGTTCGTGACCCACGAAGGCAGTGGCCTTTCGGGTGTGCAGCGCCTCAAGAAGGTGACCGGCGCGAACGTGACCCCCGGCCTCGCCATCTACGGACACGTGGCCCAGAACGAACGCGACAAGGCCCAGAAAGAAGTGGACAAGTGGGTAAAGTAG